In Rhinoraja longicauda isolate Sanriku21f chromosome 6, sRhiLon1.1, whole genome shotgun sequence, the following proteins share a genomic window:
- the exoc7 gene encoding exocyst complex component 7 isoform X6, translating to MIPSEDAAARKRDIEERLRQEQETLSFIKESLEKSDQLTKNMVSILSSFESRLMQLENSIIPVHKQTENLQRLQDNVDKTLSCLDHVISYYHVAKDTEKIIKEGPAGRLEEYLNCMAKIQKAVDYFQDNNPDSPELNRVKFLFEKGKESLESEFRNLLTRNSKPVPPVVILDLIAGDDDIETTDEMTLEHLPENILQDLICISVWLVDYGRNLDFMNVYYQIRSNQLDRSIKGLKEHFRKNSSSSGILYSPAMQNKRKDTPSKKAIKRPVFIPGHDHELRVKHLSETLSDKHGPPAGKEDIMDSEIDSYIHCISAFVKLVQSEYQLLTDIIPEHHQKRTFDSLIQEALDSLMVEGENIVSTARRAIMRHDYSAVLTIFPILKHLKLMKQEFDQVLQGTAASTKNKLPVLITSMETTGAKALEEFADSIKNDPDKEYNMPKDGTVHELTSNAILFLQQLLDFQETASSMLASQEIGTSSSSYNSEFNRRLLSNYICKILGNLQLNLHSKAKVYEDTALGAVFLLNNFNYILKSLEKSELIQLVAVSQKHPDKAYRSHIEEQLQTYQRSWLKVTTPLTEGNLPAFQPGTKLKDKERQAIKDRFKAFNDGLEELCKIQKSWAIPDKEQRDKIRRAQKENVTVAYRVFWQRYSNVPFTKNVEKYIKYRVEQVEEMIEKLFDTSA from the exons GAACAAGAAACTTTGTCATTTATAAAAGAAAGCTTGGAAAAAAGTGACCAACTGACAAAAAACATG GTTTCCATCCTTTCCTCGTTCGAAAGCCGGCTGATGCAACTGGAGAATTCCATCATTCCGGTTCACAAGCAGACGGAGAATCTGCAGCGCCTGCAGGATAACGTGGACAAAACGCTGTCCTGCCTGGACCACGTCATCAGCTATTACCATGTAGCCAAGGACACCGAGAAGATCATCAAGGAAGG TCCTGCTGGCAGGCTGGAAGAGTACCTGAACTGCATGGCAAAGATCCAGAAAGCTGTGGATTACTTCCAGGACAACAATCCAGACAGCCCTGAGCTGAACCGGGTG AAATTTCTCTTTGAAAAAGGCAAGGAGTCGTTAGAGTCTGAGTTCAGGAATCTGCTAACGCGCAACAGTAAACCCGTGCCACCGGTTGTCATCCTGGACCTGATCGCTGGCGACGATGACATTGAAACCACGGATGAGATGACCCTGGAGCATCTTCCTGAGAACATATTGCAGGATCTGATCTGTATATCGGTGTGGCTGGTGGATTATGGCAGGAACCTAG ATTTTATGAACGTGTATTACCAGATCCGTTCCAACCAGCTGGATCGCTCCATCAAGGGCCTGAAGGAGCATTTCCGCAAGAACAGCTCGTCCTCTGGCATACTCTACTCGCCCGCCATGCAGAACAAGAGGAAGGACACCCCCAGCAAAAAGGCCATCAAGAGACCAG TCTTCATCCCAG GTCATGATCACGAGTTACGAGTTAAACATCTGTCAGAGACGCTGAGTGACAAGCATGGCCCTCCTGCTG GGAAGGAGGACATAATGGACAGTGAAATCGACTCTTATATTCACTGTATCAGTGCCTTTGTAAAGCTGGTTCAGAGCGAGTACCAGCTACTCACCGACATCATTCCCGAGCACCACCAGAAGAGAACGTTCGACTCCTTGATACAG GAAGCTCTGGACTCTCTCATGGTAGAAGGGGAGAACATCGTGTCCACTGCCCGCCGAGCGATCATGAGGCACGACTACTCGGCTGTCCTCACCATCTTCCCCATCCTGAAGCACCTCAAACTGATGAAACAGGAATTTGACCAAGTTCTGCAG GGCACAGCTGCCAGCACCAAAAATAAATTGCCAGTGCTTATCACATCCATGGAGACCACAGGAGCTAAAGCTTTGGAAGAGtttgcagatagcattaag AATGACCCTGACAAGGAATACAACATGCCCAAAGATGGAACTGTCCACGAGCTCACCAGTAAT GCCATCTTGTTCCTTCAGCAGCTGCTGGATTTCCAGGAGACTGCCAGTTCAATGTTAGCGTCCCAGG AGATCGGCACCTCGTCCAGCTCCTACAACTCTGAATTCAACAGGCGGCTGCTCAGCAACTACATCT GCAAGATACTGGGCAACCTGCAGCTGAACCTGCACAGCAAGGCGAAGGTGTACGAGGATACAGCCCTGGGCGCTGTCTTCCTGCTTAATAACTTTAACTACATCCTCAAATCTCTGGAGAA GTCCGAGTTAATCCAACTTGTGGCGGTTTCTCAGAAGCACCCGGACAAGGCGTACAGGAGTCACATCGAAGAACAGCTCCAGACTTATCAGCGCAG CTGGTTAAAAGTCACGACGCCCCTTACCGAAGGTAACCTGCCCGCCTTCCAGCCTGGAACTAAA TTAAAAGATAAAGAAAGGCAGGCGATTAAAGACCGATTTAAG GCATTTAACGATGGCCTGGAAGAACTCTGCAAAATCCAGAAGTCCTGGGCGATCCCGGACAAGGAGCAGAGGGATAAGATCCGGCGGGCACAGAAGGAGAACGTGACTGTGGCGTACCGAGTCTTCTGGCAGAG GTACTCCAATGTTCCCTTTACCAAGAATGTTGAGAAATACATAAAGTACAGAGTGGAGCAGGTTGAAGAGATGATCGAGAAGCTGTTTGATACTTCAGCCTGA
- the exoc7 gene encoding exocyst complex component 7 isoform X7, whose product MIPSEDAAARKRDIEERLRQEQETLSFIKESLEKSDQLTKNMVSILSSFESRLMQLENSIIPVHKQTENLQRLQDNVDKTLSCLDHVISYYHVAKDTEKIIKEGPAGRLEEYLNCMAKIQKAVDYFQDNNPDSPELNRVKFLFEKGKESLESEFRNLLTRNSKPVPPVVILDLIAGDDDIETTDEMTLEHLPENILQDLICISVWLVDYGRNLDFMNVYYQIRSNQLDRSIKGLKEHFRKNSSSSGILYSPAMQNKRKDTPSKKAIKRPVFIPGKEDIMDSEIDSYIHCISAFVKLVQSEYQLLTDIIPEHHQKRTFDSLIQEALDSLMVEGENIVSTARRAIMRHDYSAVLTIFPILKHLKLMKQEFDQVLQGTAASTKNKLPVLITSMETTGAKALEEFADSIKNDPDKEYNMPKDGTVHELTSNAILFLQQLLDFQETASSMLASQVLGDTYHIPLDPREIGTSSSSYNSEFNRRLLSNYICKILGNLQLNLHSKAKVYEDTALGAVFLLNNFNYILKSLEKSELIQLVAVSQKHPDKAYRSHIEEQLQTYQRSWLKVTTPLTEGNLPAFQPGTKLKDKERQAIKDRFKAFNDGLEELCKIQKSWAIPDKEQRDKIRRAQKENVTVAYRVFWQRYSNVPFTKNVEKYIKYRVEQVEEMIEKLFDTSA is encoded by the exons GAACAAGAAACTTTGTCATTTATAAAAGAAAGCTTGGAAAAAAGTGACCAACTGACAAAAAACATG GTTTCCATCCTTTCCTCGTTCGAAAGCCGGCTGATGCAACTGGAGAATTCCATCATTCCGGTTCACAAGCAGACGGAGAATCTGCAGCGCCTGCAGGATAACGTGGACAAAACGCTGTCCTGCCTGGACCACGTCATCAGCTATTACCATGTAGCCAAGGACACCGAGAAGATCATCAAGGAAGG TCCTGCTGGCAGGCTGGAAGAGTACCTGAACTGCATGGCAAAGATCCAGAAAGCTGTGGATTACTTCCAGGACAACAATCCAGACAGCCCTGAGCTGAACCGGGTG AAATTTCTCTTTGAAAAAGGCAAGGAGTCGTTAGAGTCTGAGTTCAGGAATCTGCTAACGCGCAACAGTAAACCCGTGCCACCGGTTGTCATCCTGGACCTGATCGCTGGCGACGATGACATTGAAACCACGGATGAGATGACCCTGGAGCATCTTCCTGAGAACATATTGCAGGATCTGATCTGTATATCGGTGTGGCTGGTGGATTATGGCAGGAACCTAG ATTTTATGAACGTGTATTACCAGATCCGTTCCAACCAGCTGGATCGCTCCATCAAGGGCCTGAAGGAGCATTTCCGCAAGAACAGCTCGTCCTCTGGCATACTCTACTCGCCCGCCATGCAGAACAAGAGGAAGGACACCCCCAGCAAAAAGGCCATCAAGAGACCAG TCTTCATCCCAG GGAAGGAGGACATAATGGACAGTGAAATCGACTCTTATATTCACTGTATCAGTGCCTTTGTAAAGCTGGTTCAGAGCGAGTACCAGCTACTCACCGACATCATTCCCGAGCACCACCAGAAGAGAACGTTCGACTCCTTGATACAG GAAGCTCTGGACTCTCTCATGGTAGAAGGGGAGAACATCGTGTCCACTGCCCGCCGAGCGATCATGAGGCACGACTACTCGGCTGTCCTCACCATCTTCCCCATCCTGAAGCACCTCAAACTGATGAAACAGGAATTTGACCAAGTTCTGCAG GGCACAGCTGCCAGCACCAAAAATAAATTGCCAGTGCTTATCACATCCATGGAGACCACAGGAGCTAAAGCTTTGGAAGAGtttgcagatagcattaag AATGACCCTGACAAGGAATACAACATGCCCAAAGATGGAACTGTCCACGAGCTCACCAGTAAT GCCATCTTGTTCCTTCAGCAGCTGCTGGATTTCCAGGAGACTGCCAGTTCAATGTTAGCGTCCCAGG TTCTGGGGGACACTTACCATATTCCCTTAGACCCCAGAG AGATCGGCACCTCGTCCAGCTCCTACAACTCTGAATTCAACAGGCGGCTGCTCAGCAACTACATCT GCAAGATACTGGGCAACCTGCAGCTGAACCTGCACAGCAAGGCGAAGGTGTACGAGGATACAGCCCTGGGCGCTGTCTTCCTGCTTAATAACTTTAACTACATCCTCAAATCTCTGGAGAA GTCCGAGTTAATCCAACTTGTGGCGGTTTCTCAGAAGCACCCGGACAAGGCGTACAGGAGTCACATCGAAGAACAGCTCCAGACTTATCAGCGCAG CTGGTTAAAAGTCACGACGCCCCTTACCGAAGGTAACCTGCCCGCCTTCCAGCCTGGAACTAAA TTAAAAGATAAAGAAAGGCAGGCGATTAAAGACCGATTTAAG GCATTTAACGATGGCCTGGAAGAACTCTGCAAAATCCAGAAGTCCTGGGCGATCCCGGACAAGGAGCAGAGGGATAAGATCCGGCGGGCACAGAAGGAGAACGTGACTGTGGCGTACCGAGTCTTCTGGCAGAG GTACTCCAATGTTCCCTTTACCAAGAATGTTGAGAAATACATAAAGTACAGAGTGGAGCAGGTTGAAGAGATGATCGAGAAGCTGTTTGATACTTCAGCCTGA
- the exoc7 gene encoding exocyst complex component 7 isoform X9: MIPSEDAAARKRDIEERLRQEQETLSFIKESLEKSDQLTKNMVSILSSFESRLMQLENSIIPVHKQTENLQRLQDNVDKTLSCLDHVISYYHVAKDTEKIIKEGPAGRLEEYLNCMAKIQKAVDYFQDNNPDSPELNRVKFLFEKGKESLESEFRNLLTRNSKPVPPVVILDLIAGDDDIETTDEMTLEHLPENILQDLICISVWLVDYGRNLDFMNVYYQIRSNQLDRSIKGLKEHFRKNSSSSGILYSPAMQNKRKDTPSKKAIKRPGKEDIMDSEIDSYIHCISAFVKLVQSEYQLLTDIIPEHHQKRTFDSLIQEALDSLMVEGENIVSTARRAIMRHDYSAVLTIFPILKHLKLMKQEFDQVLQGTAASTKNKLPVLITSMETTGAKALEEFADSIKNDPDKEYNMPKDGTVHELTSNAILFLQQLLDFQETASSMLASQEIGTSSSSYNSEFNRRLLSNYICKILGNLQLNLHSKAKVYEDTALGAVFLLNNFNYILKSLEKSELIQLVAVSQKHPDKAYRSHIEEQLQTYQRSWLKVTTPLTEGNLPAFQPGTKLKDKERQAIKDRFKAFNDGLEELCKIQKSWAIPDKEQRDKIRRAQKENVTVAYRVFWQRYSNVPFTKNVEKYIKYRVEQVEEMIEKLFDTSA; encoded by the exons GAACAAGAAACTTTGTCATTTATAAAAGAAAGCTTGGAAAAAAGTGACCAACTGACAAAAAACATG GTTTCCATCCTTTCCTCGTTCGAAAGCCGGCTGATGCAACTGGAGAATTCCATCATTCCGGTTCACAAGCAGACGGAGAATCTGCAGCGCCTGCAGGATAACGTGGACAAAACGCTGTCCTGCCTGGACCACGTCATCAGCTATTACCATGTAGCCAAGGACACCGAGAAGATCATCAAGGAAGG TCCTGCTGGCAGGCTGGAAGAGTACCTGAACTGCATGGCAAAGATCCAGAAAGCTGTGGATTACTTCCAGGACAACAATCCAGACAGCCCTGAGCTGAACCGGGTG AAATTTCTCTTTGAAAAAGGCAAGGAGTCGTTAGAGTCTGAGTTCAGGAATCTGCTAACGCGCAACAGTAAACCCGTGCCACCGGTTGTCATCCTGGACCTGATCGCTGGCGACGATGACATTGAAACCACGGATGAGATGACCCTGGAGCATCTTCCTGAGAACATATTGCAGGATCTGATCTGTATATCGGTGTGGCTGGTGGATTATGGCAGGAACCTAG ATTTTATGAACGTGTATTACCAGATCCGTTCCAACCAGCTGGATCGCTCCATCAAGGGCCTGAAGGAGCATTTCCGCAAGAACAGCTCGTCCTCTGGCATACTCTACTCGCCCGCCATGCAGAACAAGAGGAAGGACACCCCCAGCAAAAAGGCCATCAAGAGACCAG GGAAGGAGGACATAATGGACAGTGAAATCGACTCTTATATTCACTGTATCAGTGCCTTTGTAAAGCTGGTTCAGAGCGAGTACCAGCTACTCACCGACATCATTCCCGAGCACCACCAGAAGAGAACGTTCGACTCCTTGATACAG GAAGCTCTGGACTCTCTCATGGTAGAAGGGGAGAACATCGTGTCCACTGCCCGCCGAGCGATCATGAGGCACGACTACTCGGCTGTCCTCACCATCTTCCCCATCCTGAAGCACCTCAAACTGATGAAACAGGAATTTGACCAAGTTCTGCAG GGCACAGCTGCCAGCACCAAAAATAAATTGCCAGTGCTTATCACATCCATGGAGACCACAGGAGCTAAAGCTTTGGAAGAGtttgcagatagcattaag AATGACCCTGACAAGGAATACAACATGCCCAAAGATGGAACTGTCCACGAGCTCACCAGTAAT GCCATCTTGTTCCTTCAGCAGCTGCTGGATTTCCAGGAGACTGCCAGTTCAATGTTAGCGTCCCAGG AGATCGGCACCTCGTCCAGCTCCTACAACTCTGAATTCAACAGGCGGCTGCTCAGCAACTACATCT GCAAGATACTGGGCAACCTGCAGCTGAACCTGCACAGCAAGGCGAAGGTGTACGAGGATACAGCCCTGGGCGCTGTCTTCCTGCTTAATAACTTTAACTACATCCTCAAATCTCTGGAGAA GTCCGAGTTAATCCAACTTGTGGCGGTTTCTCAGAAGCACCCGGACAAGGCGTACAGGAGTCACATCGAAGAACAGCTCCAGACTTATCAGCGCAG CTGGTTAAAAGTCACGACGCCCCTTACCGAAGGTAACCTGCCCGCCTTCCAGCCTGGAACTAAA TTAAAAGATAAAGAAAGGCAGGCGATTAAAGACCGATTTAAG GCATTTAACGATGGCCTGGAAGAACTCTGCAAAATCCAGAAGTCCTGGGCGATCCCGGACAAGGAGCAGAGGGATAAGATCCGGCGGGCACAGAAGGAGAACGTGACTGTGGCGTACCGAGTCTTCTGGCAGAG GTACTCCAATGTTCCCTTTACCAAGAATGTTGAGAAATACATAAAGTACAGAGTGGAGCAGGTTGAAGAGATGATCGAGAAGCTGTTTGATACTTCAGCCTGA
- the exoc7 gene encoding exocyst complex component 7 isoform X10 yields MIPSEDAAARKRDIEERLRQEQETLSFIKESLEKSDQLTKNMVSILSSFESRLMQLENSIIPVHKQTENLQRLQDNVDKTLSCLDHVISYYHVAKDTEKIIKEGPAGRLEEYLNCMAKIQKAVDYFQDNNPDSPELNRVKFLFEKGKESLESEFRNLLTRNSKPVPPVVILDLIAGDDDIETTDEMTLEHLPENILQDLICISVWLVDYGRNLDFMNVYYQIRSNQLDRSIKGLKEHFRKNSSSSGILYSPAMQNKRKDTPSKKAIKRPVFIPGTIRKAQNLLKQYSQHGLDGKKGVSNLAPIEGHDHELRVKHLSETLSDKHGPPAGKEDIMDSEIDSYIHCISAFVKLVQSEYQLLTDIIPEHHQKRTFDSLIQEALDSLMVEGENIVSTARRAIMRHDYSAVLTIFPILKHLKLMKQEFDQVLQGTAASTKNKLPVLITSMETTGAKALEEFADSIKNDPDKEYNMPKDGTVHELTSNAILFLQQLLDFQETASSMLASQVLGDTYHIPLDPREIGTSSSSYNSEFNRRLLSNYICKILGNLQLNLHSKAKVYEDTALGAVFLLNNFNYILKSLEKSELIQLVAVSQKHPDKAYRSHIEEQLQTYQRSWLKVTTPLTEGNLPAFQPGTKLKDKERQAIKDRFKAFNDGLEELCKIQKSWAIPDKEQRDKIRRAQKENVTVAYRVFWQRYSNVPFTKNVEKYIKYRVEQVEEMIEKLFDTSA; encoded by the exons GAACAAGAAACTTTGTCATTTATAAAAGAAAGCTTGGAAAAAAGTGACCAACTGACAAAAAACATG GTTTCCATCCTTTCCTCGTTCGAAAGCCGGCTGATGCAACTGGAGAATTCCATCATTCCGGTTCACAAGCAGACGGAGAATCTGCAGCGCCTGCAGGATAACGTGGACAAAACGCTGTCCTGCCTGGACCACGTCATCAGCTATTACCATGTAGCCAAGGACACCGAGAAGATCATCAAGGAAGG TCCTGCTGGCAGGCTGGAAGAGTACCTGAACTGCATGGCAAAGATCCAGAAAGCTGTGGATTACTTCCAGGACAACAATCCAGACAGCCCTGAGCTGAACCGGGTG AAATTTCTCTTTGAAAAAGGCAAGGAGTCGTTAGAGTCTGAGTTCAGGAATCTGCTAACGCGCAACAGTAAACCCGTGCCACCGGTTGTCATCCTGGACCTGATCGCTGGCGACGATGACATTGAAACCACGGATGAGATGACCCTGGAGCATCTTCCTGAGAACATATTGCAGGATCTGATCTGTATATCGGTGTGGCTGGTGGATTATGGCAGGAACCTAG ATTTTATGAACGTGTATTACCAGATCCGTTCCAACCAGCTGGATCGCTCCATCAAGGGCCTGAAGGAGCATTTCCGCAAGAACAGCTCGTCCTCTGGCATACTCTACTCGCCCGCCATGCAGAACAAGAGGAAGGACACCCCCAGCAAAAAGGCCATCAAGAGACCAG TCTTCATCCCAG GCACAATCCGTAAGGCTCAGAATCTTCTGAAACAATATTCTCAGCATGGGCTGGATGGCAAAAAGGGTGTTTCTAATCTTGCTCCCATCGAAG GTCATGATCACGAGTTACGAGTTAAACATCTGTCAGAGACGCTGAGTGACAAGCATGGCCCTCCTGCTG GGAAGGAGGACATAATGGACAGTGAAATCGACTCTTATATTCACTGTATCAGTGCCTTTGTAAAGCTGGTTCAGAGCGAGTACCAGCTACTCACCGACATCATTCCCGAGCACCACCAGAAGAGAACGTTCGACTCCTTGATACAG GAAGCTCTGGACTCTCTCATGGTAGAAGGGGAGAACATCGTGTCCACTGCCCGCCGAGCGATCATGAGGCACGACTACTCGGCTGTCCTCACCATCTTCCCCATCCTGAAGCACCTCAAACTGATGAAACAGGAATTTGACCAAGTTCTGCAG GGCACAGCTGCCAGCACCAAAAATAAATTGCCAGTGCTTATCACATCCATGGAGACCACAGGAGCTAAAGCTTTGGAAGAGtttgcagatagcattaag AATGACCCTGACAAGGAATACAACATGCCCAAAGATGGAACTGTCCACGAGCTCACCAGTAAT GCCATCTTGTTCCTTCAGCAGCTGCTGGATTTCCAGGAGACTGCCAGTTCAATGTTAGCGTCCCAGG TTCTGGGGGACACTTACCATATTCCCTTAGACCCCAGAG AGATCGGCACCTCGTCCAGCTCCTACAACTCTGAATTCAACAGGCGGCTGCTCAGCAACTACATCT GCAAGATACTGGGCAACCTGCAGCTGAACCTGCACAGCAAGGCGAAGGTGTACGAGGATACAGCCCTGGGCGCTGTCTTCCTGCTTAATAACTTTAACTACATCCTCAAATCTCTGGAGAA GTCCGAGTTAATCCAACTTGTGGCGGTTTCTCAGAAGCACCCGGACAAGGCGTACAGGAGTCACATCGAAGAACAGCTCCAGACTTATCAGCGCAG CTGGTTAAAAGTCACGACGCCCCTTACCGAAGGTAACCTGCCCGCCTTCCAGCCTGGAACTAAA TTAAAAGATAAAGAAAGGCAGGCGATTAAAGACCGATTTAAG GCATTTAACGATGGCCTGGAAGAACTCTGCAAAATCCAGAAGTCCTGGGCGATCCCGGACAAGGAGCAGAGGGATAAGATCCGGCGGGCACAGAAGGAGAACGTGACTGTGGCGTACCGAGTCTTCTGGCAGAG GTACTCCAATGTTCCCTTTACCAAGAATGTTGAGAAATACATAAAGTACAGAGTGGAGCAGGTTGAAGAGATGATCGAGAAGCTGTTTGATACTTCAGCCTGA
- the exoc7 gene encoding exocyst complex component 7 isoform X1 produces the protein MIPSEDAAARKRDIEERLRQEQETLSFIKESLEKSDQLTKNMVSILSSFESRLMQLENSIIPVHKQTENLQRLQDNVDKTLSCLDHVISYYHVAKDTEKIIKEGPAGRLEEYLNCMAKIQKAVDYFQDNNPDSPELNRVKFLFEKGKESLESEFRNLLTRNSKPVPPVVILDLIAGDDDIETTDEMTLEHLPENILQDLICISVWLVDYGRNLDFMNVYYQIRSNQLDRSIKGLKEHFRKNSSSSGILYSPAMQNKRKDTPSKKAIKRPVFIPGTIRKAQNLLKQYSQHGLDGKKGVSNLAPIEGKEDIMDSEIDSYIHCISAFVKLVQSEYQLLTDIIPEHHQKRTFDSLIQEALDSLMVEGENIVSTARRAIMRHDYSAVLTIFPILKHLKLMKQEFDQVLQGTAASTKNKLPVLITSMETTGAKALEEFADSIKNDPDKEYNMPKDGTVHELTSNAILFLQQLLDFQETASSMLASQVLGDTYHIPLDPREIGTSSSSYNSEFNRRLLSNYICKILGNLQLNLHSKAKVYEDTALGAVFLLNNFNYILKSLEKSELIQLVAVSQKHPDKAYRSHIEEQLQTYQRSWLKVTTPLTEGNLPAFQPGTKLKDKERQAIKDRFKAFNDGLEELCKIQKSWAIPDKEQRDKIRRAQKENVTVAYRVFWQRYSNVPFTKNVEKYIKYRVEQVEEMIEKLFDTSA, from the exons GAACAAGAAACTTTGTCATTTATAAAAGAAAGCTTGGAAAAAAGTGACCAACTGACAAAAAACATG GTTTCCATCCTTTCCTCGTTCGAAAGCCGGCTGATGCAACTGGAGAATTCCATCATTCCGGTTCACAAGCAGACGGAGAATCTGCAGCGCCTGCAGGATAACGTGGACAAAACGCTGTCCTGCCTGGACCACGTCATCAGCTATTACCATGTAGCCAAGGACACCGAGAAGATCATCAAGGAAGG TCCTGCTGGCAGGCTGGAAGAGTACCTGAACTGCATGGCAAAGATCCAGAAAGCTGTGGATTACTTCCAGGACAACAATCCAGACAGCCCTGAGCTGAACCGGGTG AAATTTCTCTTTGAAAAAGGCAAGGAGTCGTTAGAGTCTGAGTTCAGGAATCTGCTAACGCGCAACAGTAAACCCGTGCCACCGGTTGTCATCCTGGACCTGATCGCTGGCGACGATGACATTGAAACCACGGATGAGATGACCCTGGAGCATCTTCCTGAGAACATATTGCAGGATCTGATCTGTATATCGGTGTGGCTGGTGGATTATGGCAGGAACCTAG ATTTTATGAACGTGTATTACCAGATCCGTTCCAACCAGCTGGATCGCTCCATCAAGGGCCTGAAGGAGCATTTCCGCAAGAACAGCTCGTCCTCTGGCATACTCTACTCGCCCGCCATGCAGAACAAGAGGAAGGACACCCCCAGCAAAAAGGCCATCAAGAGACCAG TCTTCATCCCAG GCACAATCCGTAAGGCTCAGAATCTTCTGAAACAATATTCTCAGCATGGGCTGGATGGCAAAAAGGGTGTTTCTAATCTTGCTCCCATCGAAG GGAAGGAGGACATAATGGACAGTGAAATCGACTCTTATATTCACTGTATCAGTGCCTTTGTAAAGCTGGTTCAGAGCGAGTACCAGCTACTCACCGACATCATTCCCGAGCACCACCAGAAGAGAACGTTCGACTCCTTGATACAG GAAGCTCTGGACTCTCTCATGGTAGAAGGGGAGAACATCGTGTCCACTGCCCGCCGAGCGATCATGAGGCACGACTACTCGGCTGTCCTCACCATCTTCCCCATCCTGAAGCACCTCAAACTGATGAAACAGGAATTTGACCAAGTTCTGCAG GGCACAGCTGCCAGCACCAAAAATAAATTGCCAGTGCTTATCACATCCATGGAGACCACAGGAGCTAAAGCTTTGGAAGAGtttgcagatagcattaag AATGACCCTGACAAGGAATACAACATGCCCAAAGATGGAACTGTCCACGAGCTCACCAGTAAT GCCATCTTGTTCCTTCAGCAGCTGCTGGATTTCCAGGAGACTGCCAGTTCAATGTTAGCGTCCCAGG TTCTGGGGGACACTTACCATATTCCCTTAGACCCCAGAG AGATCGGCACCTCGTCCAGCTCCTACAACTCTGAATTCAACAGGCGGCTGCTCAGCAACTACATCT GCAAGATACTGGGCAACCTGCAGCTGAACCTGCACAGCAAGGCGAAGGTGTACGAGGATACAGCCCTGGGCGCTGTCTTCCTGCTTAATAACTTTAACTACATCCTCAAATCTCTGGAGAA GTCCGAGTTAATCCAACTTGTGGCGGTTTCTCAGAAGCACCCGGACAAGGCGTACAGGAGTCACATCGAAGAACAGCTCCAGACTTATCAGCGCAG CTGGTTAAAAGTCACGACGCCCCTTACCGAAGGTAACCTGCCCGCCTTCCAGCCTGGAACTAAA TTAAAAGATAAAGAAAGGCAGGCGATTAAAGACCGATTTAAG GCATTTAACGATGGCCTGGAAGAACTCTGCAAAATCCAGAAGTCCTGGGCGATCCCGGACAAGGAGCAGAGGGATAAGATCCGGCGGGCACAGAAGGAGAACGTGACTGTGGCGTACCGAGTCTTCTGGCAGAG GTACTCCAATGTTCCCTTTACCAAGAATGTTGAGAAATACATAAAGTACAGAGTGGAGCAGGTTGAAGAGATGATCGAGAAGCTGTTTGATACTTCAGCCTGA